TTGCCCTAATATCCTAAAGAAGATAAACAAGCAACGACATGCTGCaagaaattatttcattagGTGGTGTGGTGGGGGAGAGTATGAAATTGACCACTTCTTGAACAAGTATGTGGTTGACTTAGACATTGGGCAAGATCACATTTTCCAGTTCAtagcaaatgtgatattttggtGAATAACTTGTGCGAAAgctttaataattacatactTGAGGCAATAGACAAACCAATTATAAGTATGTTTGAGTGCATTAGAACAAAATTGATGTCTAGGTTGCAATTGAAAAGAGAGGGAATGGAGAAGTATGGAGGATCAATTTGCCCTAATATCCTAAAGAAGATAAACAAGCAACGACATGCTGCaagaaattatttcattagGTGGTGTGGTGGGGGAGAGTATGAAATTGACCACTTCTTGAACAAGTATGTGGTTGACTTAGAGAAGAAAACATGCAGTTGTGGCATGTTTCAATTGACAGGATACCCATGTTGTCATGCTTGTTCAACAATTGTTTCAAAAAGGGCTAGAATGGATGATTATGtggatgatttttataataagaCAGTTTACCTCAAAGTGTATAATGACATGATACATGCTGTCCCTAGAGCACAAGATTACATAAAAACTAGTTTTCAGCCCTTTAAATCTCCtaagattaaaaagaaaaggggcaGACCTAAGAAACTGAGGAGAAAGGGCCCTAATGAGCTGCAGTCAAACACATCAACGCGAAAAGTATTGACGCATACCTGCAGTAAATGCCTTCAAATAGGCCACAACAAGGGCAGCTGCAAGAATGAAATAATCCAAAGTCGAAGTTTTTCAAGGTTTGTGTCAGTTTTTTAATAtgtcatataataatttattttgttatgtaacaaaattaattttttttgcaggTAAATGTTGCTGTTCCAGAAGAAATTCCACATGGatcacccccccccccccctttaaGTCAGGAGCAACCAAGTAAAAAGGTAACATCAAGCATGCTCTATGAATTATGCTCTTTCTGTTTtatctcttcattttttttaaacttatttttttatcacaatttGCAGGCTacatcaaaaggaaaaagaaaaagcagcaATGTAGTACAACCACCTGCACCTGCACCAGACTTTGCAATCCAGGTATgttcttctttattaaaatacttttaaaccAACTTAGTTGCAACTGCAAGAATGAAATACATCGAAAGTCGAAATTTTTCAAGGTTTGTGTCAGTTTTTTAATATGTCATATAATCTGTTatgtaacaaaattaattattttgcagGCAAATGTTGCTGTTGCAGAAGAAATCCCACATGGATCTCAagcctcccccccccccacttTAAGACAGGAGCAACCAAGTAAAAAGGTAACATCAAGCATGTTCAATGAATTATGCTCTTTCTGTTTTATCCCTTCATCGTTTTTCttaaactcattttttatcACAATTTGCAGGCTACAtcaaaaggaaagagaaaaaacagCAATATAGTACAACCACCTGCACCTGCACCAGACTTTGCAACCCAGGTATgttcttctttattaaaatacttttaaaccAACCCAACTgtagcaaatattttctaaattcaaatttaatgcaGCAGCAGGTAGGCTATCAAGGCCCTAGAAATGCATCCTTGTTGGGGAATGATACTCCAGTAGCTTCTTCAATACCTGCAACTAGGAGATATAACAAGAGGCCAACTATTTCACAAGTTTTGGACAAGATGAAAGAGAGACAAAAGAGAAGACAACAAGAGTAGTTTAGACTGCATCTTCATCTTGTAaatgaccttttttttttttttgggtaaatggcCTCCTTTtgtaaatgtgaaaaaaactGTCTATAATATGGCACTCAGTTCCTTTTGTAATGTggcagtaaaaaaaaatatcaagtttCAATCCTTTCTAatggaattcaattttatgtttatcaattttgttcAGTGTtggtgtttattttttctgtacattttcaacttctatttttgaaatttaagcATGAGGAATCCAGTCacaaaaatgccaaaaaagttaaaatacaGAATGAGGTAGATGACCTTGACATTTTCTCtgttttagagaaaaaaacgTGAGAAACAAGTGGAAGAAGGAGAAATTACAATAACATATGAGCAAGTTGCTGcacttttatttgaaaaaaaatgcaggggggtaatttgctcgtTACACTAACACAGGGGGTATTTTGCACTTAATCTCTTTCATTTGATGAAAGAGgggcaaaattataaaaaaaaaacataaatatggCCCCAGTCGCAATATTGACGCGTGCGCCACACCTTCCACTCGCAATGGTCCAATTGctccaataaaattttcacagggaggtaatttggtattttttatatcacagggggagTATCATGCACATTGTCCATATCACAAGGGGTGCGctgcatttttccctatatatatataatctgaTTTGGTCAAGGTCTTTAGCAACTTGATAATGACTGGACAATGACCTAGTAATAATTTGACGATTTCATTGAATACAAATCGAAGTGATTTCCTTGATCTGGACAAGTAAGAATGGTTTGCACACAAAACATAGGCTAGCTGAGGAACAAACCCTTTGATATTTAGGTTAGTTTTGAGCTCGAGGTTACAGGGGTTGTAGagtatgatttgataataaaatacactagaatctctataaattaatattttttctgtaataataatttttttcgatcCCCACTTGGGCCGAAggtttaaattataattttgataaattaataagatactAATTTTTCGGAAGAtccttatataattttatggttttttcaatattataaattataaatatatttaggaCAACTTAGTAAAATATGATTCTATTGTTGTTCgcttcttaaaatttaattctatttatatttcatcTGTAACTTTTCTTACTATATCCAAAAGCTCTGATGTTGTGTTTTTATACCGGAACAAAAGATTGTGAAGTGTTGTTGCCGCTATGGGTGCTTTTTTCCTCGTAATTGGTTGCAAAGACACTATATCATCTTCAGTGTCATCTTCAATAGGATTTTCAACAACTCCAACTACAATTTCTTCTAAACTTTGAATTTCCATACATGTATCATTTTCACCCGAATAATGCAATAGGATTGTCAcccattttgttgtggtaGCCTAAGGTCATTAATCATTTTACCAAGTTCATGAATGCCTTACTTGGTAGTTCCTCTGTGAAGAATAATTAGGTTcgttaaattgaaaaaaaaaatctctttaaattgataaattattaatttattgattaattaatattttttaaataaataaattttttggtcctaagattattatttcataaaagttTTACAGTATATACATATGGAATGAAATCTTAATGTATCCACCTCTCTTTTCCCTCTAAATACACTcgtatttttacacttttttattttccaattcctttttttaagtttaaattacATTCACGTCTCTAACGTGTAACGTTATATCTaaacatacaaatatttttaatgttttacaaaattataactacacactttgatattgtaataacttaaattacaagaacatccttatctttttcatctaaaaaCATCCTTATTTAGTAACAAGTGTCAACTCCTATTTACTCAAATAtcctttaaattatattacactaacacccgTAAGAGaggatatatttataatttagaagaaaaaaaaaactaattgtaTATTTGATCTTAATCTCTAtgagaatataattttccctTTATTTAATTCTGAAAAAAGTGGGttgattttttgattaaagtgaaaaaagttGTAAATAAGAAGAACAAGTGAAAATGGGAGGCTGAGATTTGGTTGTATCGGCAGAGAAATGATGGGCAAAGTCCGGCAAGGCTGCAGAAAGCAGGTGCCCAGATCACGAGATGATTCAAATTAAACTATGTACAGCGAAAACCCATCTCAAAGACAGTCTGATCTCCCCAAGCCAAGACACGGGTTCGCTCCAAAAacctatttattaaatcatactcatgacttggaatattttatagaatacTGTCGTCGTGGCATGAATTTCGGTGTggatatagtaaataaatttttatattttaaaatatattagaagtaagaataaaaaattgaattaattattttgtcgGTTCAATGACATTTTTGGGATCACAGAAATTGGTACGGTGGTgtcaaaattgtcaattttttttgtagcacttcttttctttgtaataGTATAGATGTTTAGAATTTGTAATATGCTGCatcttatattaaaaataactaatatttgaataagataaaataaaattgtagaacttataaaattaaggcATGCGGGAATCTAACAACACAATGATCAAAGAAACttcatgaaaaaaattctaagattTATATACGAGGACTGGCATCTTAAGTCAGTAAATGATTTATGAGAGATAGAGTAAGGAAACTTGAATAAATGAGAGATAATGCCGAAATAGTTAGAGTGTTTGAGTATGAAAATGGGAGTTGAAATGCAAGTGTATAGAAAAACAATAGGGTGCTTGTATTGTTGTTGTTCAAGAGAAAAAGTGTGTTGAATGAGAATCACTTGTTGATTGATCCTAAGCCTctatttatatagaaattcAGAGATACTTAGGTCAGTTGTGGGCAAGCTGGATATCAACAGAATTCTCAAAGTTAGCTTCGAAATGGTAGTACCTGTCTTTGATTTGAAGATATAATCGTTTAAACGAGTTTTGCTAAGTTAATTGCAAATGTAGGAAAATCTGTTATTTGTTGCTTTCCACACCAGGTCGCAATTGGATGTGCGGACCCAGCTGGCAATCTTTTAAGTTGACGTGGCCCTTGAGGTGTAGAATTCATCTATTCTAGTGGTGTTGTTGTTTGGTGTTTTGGTCATCGTTTATGGACCTGCCTCATCAATGGGCGAGCAGGGGTTAGAGTCCTTAGTGTTTGGGATTTGCATTTCGATCAGTAGGGTTTTGGACTGAATGACTAATGGGAGCCTGACTCCTTATTTTGGGCTTGGGCCGTATTTGAATTTGGACTTGGAGAAGTACTTGACGGGGGAATCAAATATGTTATTaacttaaagaaaattaaattaatttattaaaaattttaaaaataaactaagaattttttatttttgtgaaatgcTTATAAGTTCTTAATaccttatttttaaattttatttatttttttgtttaaaaatttattatttgtttgcattatatatccataatatttcataagattttcaagagtaaattacattggcGTCATCTGATATTAAGTTTAACTACATAAACACTCCATATTAACTATAAGATTACAAGTACacttcttaaaattataattacaatacaagtaaattatctatttaattgcgagattttttcataaaaactCATTAAAGAtgtattagtaatttaataaaaagtacaTAATATCTGTGAACTAGTAATATACATAACCTCTGGAGATAACAACATATCTGGAAATGTTCACAAGTTGAACTTTAAAGATAAAATGGGGAGTAGAATTGATATTATGGGGTTCATGAAACCTATCACCATGGTGTTCGTGTCACGACAAAAGCGTTCAAAAACTTTGTAGAAAGTCCTGCTCAGGCTCATACACTAAAAATATCCACTATAATAGTTGGTATATAGGCCCAGACACAAATCCAAGTCCCGTAACCTATTCCACCAAACACGAATTTGCAGGTTGAGTcgtctttctttctttctttctttttttttttttttttttttttttaaaaaaaagaaaaaaataagagcaACAACATTATTTTCTGACCCAACATAAATTAAGTGAATCACAtaaagtcaaaaaaaaaaaaaaaaaacaaataacttATAACATTACCTCCCCATTATAGATTTTGGAGATATACATACTATTTTTCCTTCTATTTTCTACACgattgtttaaataatattacattccCGTATATAAACTATTCCAGACCACCATCATATCATCAATGAGCTTCGGAGAAAGTGCTTTAGCAACACATTTgggggaaaagtattattttagttcgctaagtatgcctaattttaattttagttcgataactatgtcaatttttgtttaagtcTAGTagcttacgaaattgcttacttttagtcctctggcagattttcggacaattttgtccctatgcaacttttgaaaggcagttttagtccatatgcactcataggggtaaaattgtccgaaaatctgccagaggactaaaagtaagcaatttcgtaagttactggacctaaacaaaattgacatagttatcggactaaaattaaaattagacatacttagtggactaaaataatatttttccccaCATTTGGCTAATCTCTAATCTTCTCAGTGGCCTATAACTGCAGGGAACAAAATACATTAACCATAGGTAAGTTCAACTTCAAACATAGCATAAAGAGACTAAATACATTAACCATAGCATAAAGAGAGGTAAATAGGTAATAGCAGAATAGAGATTTTGATGCTTCTTGTAAATACAACATTAGGTGTTGTGTTATATACTTTATGGTCGCTTCCTCTTCCAAGCAGATCGATTGAAGTGGATAAGAGAATGATGATAAATCTTGCAAGCAAAAAGATTATCATTGCccatttgtatatatttgatggggatttaattattgaaagacaaaaaaaccCTTCATTAAGAGCAAAAAGGTCATTTTTTCAGAATCCGTGCATGAGATCGCGGGTCGGGTCGCTTTGACCCGCCCCGTATTCTTGACCCGAATCTGGAAGATGAATTGAGCATCGCACGATCGAAATAGGCAAGGCTCGGATCATGACACGTGGACTGATTTATAGTGTCAACACGGGTCCTATAAATACCTCGGACCTGACCAAATAGAGGTAACTAGACATTTATTACATTGACTTTATATCTTCAGATTGCTTATACTAACTCGCATGTCGCATATTTTCACCTTGACCAATATCAAACTTGCACGTTGGAGGGTCTTCGTTGGGGACGAACCCGACTAGCCTaacctttttgttttattctcaaGTCTAAATCACAGATTTGGGGAGGTGATGTGACCAAATCAAGCTCGTTGGTCGAGGTCGTACATTCCAACCGGATCAATATTCTCAAAGCAGAATTTCAAATCAACTTCCACGAATATCATAAATCATCCCATCAACCCCTAACACCAAAACTcccaaaaatgaaatcaatCAATTCAAAACTATGCCTCCAACACCAGAACGAGTTTGAGAAATGTAATCAACTGTCATTGGTGCGAGGGTAGGATAGAAACCAAATCCAATGCTCCGCAATTTGTTTGCACTTGAAGCACAACATTCCATTCAGGAAAAACCTCATGAAACTAACATACATTACCTTTCTANNNNNNNNNNNNNNNNNNNATTTTGAAATTAGAGATTGTGCATCCAATTATTGTTTCATATATCAGAAGTTCAGATTGCtgatatttttgtaaaggttcagaagattttttttttttaaatcacaatcttaaatttagaataaaattattccatACTTAgtgatttgattttgatttcatctaaaaaattcatcaaaaaccACAtcgttaaatatataattaatttttcaaattatatataaaataatttggtaaaaCTAGTTAATTGTTTATAACAGTTTCatgtttaaattatagaagttcaaaattcatatattatcaaaGGTTCACATTgtaaagtttatttttgtaaaatttaatttagacagaaaaattgcaaatttacatCCCATTGTGGGCGCTCCCTCTGTTAATAGTTTAACAAGAAGTGGTAATGGGAACTGAATTGTATCTTTTTCGATTTGTGAAACTAAATCTGCTgagttataaaataatgaaactaaaaattacaaatgaacTAAATTATGGGatgtaaattgctattttccCTCTAGATGGCAAATGAAAAATGGGGGTGTGACCCTACAAAAGGTATTTACATGATGACTCATGTCCAATTAACTCAAGTTTACATGTTAGCTATCGTCTCTGTCCTTACCtgctttaaaattataaaatttattagtgTTTCAGGAGTTGGATCACTTTCAAGTAATGTACATATCCGCTTAGTTCATGCCAAAAATTTCTTCCGTTTCTCTTCTTCTCACTCTAAATAgaattttagttataataaaataattgtttttgtgtgtctacatttttataatgttatttttggaaatatttgtaatgaatTAATTGGGTTTAGcccataaaaaattacttattttaactTAAGTAGCATGTTAGTTGATTTAGCCCATcgaaagagtaaattacacaTCTCTTGaactttgttatttataaatatcttctcattgtttgaaaatttataaatttatctttaattttaacgtTTATGTAACAATGATCTCATTCCATTAGCCTCCTTTATGTTTCTATCTATTGATTAGAGTAGCTGTTCatattgatctaatttgttgattaaaaaaagaagcattTAAGAGATAAGGGAAAGCATATGacaaattttggaaaaattaaaatttacattccATAACTTATCTATTTGGCAATTTGATCCCTTTATTTTACGACTCAATAGATTTAGTCCCAcaagtccaaaaaaaaattccaaatgcATGTGCTCCCCCCGTTAACAATGCAACAGAAATTGGTAATGAGACGTAAAAATTGCAACTTTTTTtacttacgggactaaatcTGCTGAgtcataaaataatgataccaaaattgtaaatagCTAAGTTGTGGgatataaattgtaattttttcaatttggacTCTATAAAATAGCAAATCAAGCTCTTTaacttctctttctctttcattttccatcatcttctctctctttttctgtACCTTTTCCCTATTCTCTTTTACATTATCCCCTATTCTCTCTTCTCTCCTTTCCTGCTATCGCCGAGCAAATATATTCCGGACTATGTATTTGGTCTGGACTCAAATGCCTACATGCCGGCTGCGGGACCATCACAGAGGACCGGGCCATCACCGTTGCCACCGCCACCAGCATGGACCCCAAAATTCAGACACCGCGAATTGAAGGATCGCGTTGCAAGGATGGAGGAGATGGTGATGCATATGATAACACACTTGCCCATCCCTCCAATGTCCAAGCATTTTCAGCCTCTAGTAGATGACCCAGGCACAACTAACGGGCTAGGTGATGACGATGAGCCAGATGACGCAACCActtttatattagaattttcattaatatatatttatttcacttcTAGTATTTAGTTGTGATGTGTTCAAAAAATGGACGGGCTAATTGATATGGACTATACTTCGAAAATTTGGCCGAAGCGAATGTAAATCTTAAAGGGGACTTGTAAAAAAGGTGTTAGCATTCCGACGCCCAAGTTAATATCAGatttaggagaaaaataattgtaagaaataaaatgtaatgagAAATCGTTATAAACTAAGCAATTTCGTGAGAGAAATCATGCTAAGAGTGCAATTTGAATGCTAAAACAAGAATAGAGAGTGATATTCCATATTTTGAAAGGTATCCCCATAGAGGGATTGAAGGTGTTCCTATTGGGGGACTGCACCTGTATCTATAGAAGGGGCGTACTCTTCTGTTGGGACTCTGCACACCTCCTTTATCATCGAAAGAAAGGGTCAAAATTCCTGTTGATAAAGCTTGACATGGTCTTATCTTCAACTAATCAGTCCACAACAACATGTCTTTGCCTAGGGGAGGACTCCTATTTTGTGGAGAGTCCATTTAAGTTTAAGAGTTCTGGATTTTGGGAGCGCCTTTCTTCCCTGGCTATCCTAGTTCTCAAAGGAGGTCCTCCTAGGGCTGACGTGGTTCAATGTGGATATGCTTTAAATATGtagatgataaaaaaatatagctaaGTTGTTaggatatattttctttagtatTTAAGATGGAGCCAAGTGACACAAAATCTTCCTCTTAGAGAAGATGTTTATACTAGCACAATTGCACTATATCTactgaaaataaagaaatgaaatggaagagtacaatttcaaaaaaattctagCTTCCCCCTCTACTTTCTGGAGCCCTTTCTAGCTCGAATAGGAAAAACATATCACTCATAATTTTGATCGTATCATTTGGTGCTTTCTTTCCGATCTCTACCTCCACCATGCACCCTCTTTATTGTCCTCCGAGCTTCCCCTCGAGTCCCTCGCTGTGGCTGTGCGCAACTACCATTCTTCCATGGATGCTTGCTTTGCATCAACAATGGCGATCATTCGATAGACAACACACCCTCTCCACCACCTCCAACATCACTGGCTACTCAATTGTTGGTAGAATCTCTACCCCAAACCTAAAACATACAACTTATGCTACAACAACTCTCAGTCACTCTACCTTTATTTTCCACCAGCCCCCTCCTTCATCTCCTACCAAACCCTCTCTAGATACCTCTCTTCTCATTTTCGAACCCCACCCTGGACCCCCAAAATTGCATCTATTTGATGTTGTTTCCCTCCCCAAAAGCTTGCAACGACAACACAAGCTCCACTACAACAAAGCCACCAACTTCATTTCTGACATACTAAAACCCCAACCCACCTCTCTATTCCTTACTTTTTCCTCATTCATCCCTAATGCCCTCATCGCCGAATACTAACCTGGCGTCGGATGCGGCGGCATCGGAGGCAACAACAGCGGGGACAACGATTAacgttgttttttttttcccaattacACCAAGACATTGATGCCTTTCTATTCACACacagttttagtcctctgCCACATCAGCTCCGCCCGCCCCCAATATTGGACGCCACTCATCTGCGTACCGCTCAGTAAAGCCACGACAACCCTGCCTACCATCTGTGCGAGACGCGAGCCTGGGGTTGCAAAGCATCAGCAGTTTTCCCCATGTAATGCTGCCACCCCATTTCCCGTACGGCTCTTTTCCACCACTAGTAGCATCGCCGAAGCTTCGTATATCAAGGTTTCGCGGGCACCACGCCCTTCTCACCAGCACACTCGATGTCAACCCGTCCCTGCAGATTCGCCAGTTCCTGATGTTCAAGTGCCACTTAGTGCACTTTGCCGCCTTAATCACCGCATCAATCCACCGCTATTTCAGCCCTTTCGCGAAACCCGCAACCCTTCTCTCTCGCCAACGCTCTGTCCTCCTCTACTTGTTGGTCGCCGTAGCTATTCACGACTCGTCCTACACTCAATTGCACCTACTAGAGAATGGAATTTTTCCTGCTGCACATTTTCCTCTCTTGGGCCTTAAGGATAAGTGTTTAGTTGATGCAGTGAGTAGTGTGAAAAGGCCAACAATCAGATTGGGCCCTCTACTAATTCCTTTGGGCCTCATGAATTTGAGTGTGCTCATGGTTCGGCTAACCTACCTCCTTGACGGGCCAATTTCGGCTAGCGAAGATCTTCACAAAATCACTACTACTACCAGTGCAAAACTTGGGGCTTTCTTGGAAAATGATAAAAGTCAAGGGAGAAACACTTCACTTTATGACTATAAAAGGGTCCTCAACTCCAAAGCGCGTGACGATTCCTTGGTGAAATTTGCGACTTGGGAGCCTTTGTTTAATTTCCATCGCTATTTTGGGTTTGGTGAAATCTTGGAGCAAGGGATTTCTTTGATGATTGCTACAACTCATTTGGGCCACATACATGGCTTCAAGGTTTTCCCATCTTTGGGCTTTGAGGACAAAGCCCATTTGAAGGGCGCGATAATGATAGgaataaaatattgtgttaGCCCCAAAAATGTGATATTGATAGGCCCAAATAAGAGATTATTATActagtattattatatatatattttatactacAGATATGTATGATAGGGCTATTACccctatttatacaaaaaaagataaaaatgctCAGGGGTAAAATAGCCAAAAATTCGGTAGGATCCGCCCACCGATTTGCGGGTTGGGTCCTTGGAGACCTAACCCGTGCCAGAACCAGAAAAGCCACTCGGTTGGAAGACTTGATGCTCCACCGTGCGATTAAAGGCGATGAGATGCTCAGATGGAGATACATGGCCCAATTCATACTGTACACTTGGgc
This Sesamum indicum cultivar Zhongzhi No. 13 linkage group LG5, S_indicum_v1.0, whole genome shotgun sequence DNA region includes the following protein-coding sequences:
- the LOC105162287 gene encoding uncharacterized protein LOC105162287, translated to MFECIRTKLMSRLQLKREGMEKYGGSICPNILKKINKQRHAARNYFIRWCGGGEYEIDHFLNKYVVDLEKKTCSCGMFQLTGYPCCHACSTIVSKRARMDDYVDDFYNKTVYLKVYNDMIHAVPRAQDYIKTSFQPFKSPKIKKKRGRPKKLRRKGPNELQSNTSTRKVLTHTCSKCLQIGHNKGSCKNEIIQSRSFSR